AACACAACGTTCCGGACCACCCAAACCCGTTGTAGCGGCGTAACTCTTCTTGAATAATCCATTTGTACCAGCCGTAGTACAGCATCAGCGTGGCGACTGAGAAGAGTATCACTTGCCACAAGGGACGGGGTTTACCAAGGAGTTTGTCTGTCATATTTGTAGCTAGGGATAAAAGGTTTTTCTATCTTATTTACATTTCATAATATATAACAAATCGTAGGTTGGCTTGGTGGAACTTCATCCAACATTGGTGTAAACAAGCATGAGTTGTTGGGTTTCACTATCGTTCAACCCAACTTACAAATTACTAAATAAGTGGCTTTTTAGTTTAGCTATTAAACAAGATTAATTCTCGAATTGCTATTGCGGTTGCGGGTGCAAGTAGCACACCGTTGCGATAGTGTCCGGTGGCGAGAAGGACGTTGCTGTAACCGGGGAGATGACCGATGATGGGTGCGGGGCGACCTTCCGGGCGAGGGCGCAAGCCTGACCAAGTTCTGATGATGGTGGCTGCGGATAAAGGCGGGCAAAATACTAACGCATCCGACAAAACCTTCTCCAGCATTGCACCAGAAGCCACGACATCACCCGCATCTGGGGGAAATTCAACAGTAGCACCTACCCAATATTCTCCTAGGCCGTATGGCACTATATGAACATCATCGCCAGTAATTACGGGCTGAAAATCTGGATTACCCAAAGGCTGCGCTAGCCGCAGATGCAACGCTTGTCCCAACACTGGTTTAATATCAATAGACTCTTTTAAAGATGCCGTGAGGGGAGTTGAACCTAAACCAGCGGCTACAATTAGCCAATCACAATCTAACTTTCCAGATGTTGTTTGAATCTGCTGGCAAACACCATTCGTTGTTAATTCATTCTCCAAAACAGTGACACCCAATTTGAAGTTAACGCCGTTACGTTCTGCACCGTCAACCAAAGCTAAAGTTAGAGCAGTTGGATCGAGTTGTCGATCTTGGGGTGAATAGATAGCACCGAGAATTTTATCTTTACTCAGTTGAGGACAGTTTGACTTTAGTTTGGCAGCATCCCAAATTTCCAGATTCCAGCCTTGAGAAGAGCGAATTTCTACCAATTTTTCCCAATTAGCTAAATCTTCTCCTTCAAAACAAAGCATGATAATTCCCTGTTTATTAAAGGGAATCTGCCGTCCTGTAAGTGCCTCTAACTCTGGAATTAGAGTTTCATAGCGCTGGATGCTACTTTGCCGCATTTTCCAGGCATTGCCTTTAAGTTTGCGGCTGATAACGCCCATTAAAACGCCCAGTGCCGCTCCTGTGGAAGCTTGGGCGGGTTGTTGTTTATCCAAAACTGTCACGCTTAGCCCTGAAATTTGACTCAGTTCATAAGCGATCGCAGCCCCAACAACACCGCACCCGATTATGACTACATGACTCATTTCAATTAAGGCAAAAGGCAAAAGGCAAAAAATAAGAATTCTTTATTTTACCTTTTACCTCCCCCTTTTTAAGGGGGGCAGGAGGGATCGCCTTTTGCCTTTTTTTTAGGCTTTGGGAATTAAATTCAAGAAGCCATCGAACTCCTGCAATACAGATCGGAAGTTACTCACAGCTTTCTGATAATTCGCCTCTTTAGCAGCTTGGTCAATCCTTACGAGATCGCTATAGATATCTTTTGCTGCTTCCCGCGCCGCCTCTTTGTCCTGGGGGGACAGGTTCGCCGCCACACGGTTCATGCTTCGCCGCAATTCTCCCAGGGGGCCATGAATGAACGTACCTACATCTACCCATCGCCGTTGTTGGATCATGGTTTGCAGTTCATTCATGCGATCGCGAAATTCCTCAAGCGCTGGAACATACTCCTGAATCTGCTCGATCTGAGCAGACGTGTACTTGGGAGCCGATTTTGTTGCGGCAGTTACACTACTGCAACTGATCGTGAATGTGGCTACCAGTGCCAGCATCAAAGCCAAAATAGACCGAAAACGTACTTTTAGCATTCTTTTTGCAATCAACCTCTCAATTAAGCGTCCTTAAAAATATTAGCGGCGAAGAAAGCTTAAAAGTGCATCACTTACCTTTACTGACCAATGCTCTTGCGGATAATGCCCCACTTCTTCCATTTTCGTCAGTTTGGCATCCTGAATGGAACTGGCGAAGCTTTGCGCTTGGCTTAAGGGTAGCCAAGGATCTGCGGTTCCCCAGGCTATCAGAGTAGGCTGCGTCCAGCTACTAAAGCCGGATTCAATTTCTGCCATTGACTCCTTTAGCTGGAGATTCCGCACGGTGTAAAGAAGACTCCGCCCCGCATCGGAACTTTTGAGGAAGGGACGGCGGTAAATGTCTAAATCTTTGTCTTCTATTCTGTAACCACTGCCACCTTCTAGGGTTCTGTCCACTAAGAGGGGATCTTGCGTCATCATATCACCGACCAAAGGCAAACCTAGTTGTTGGATTTTCCAGGGTAACTTGGCGGTGGTTGATACAGGCGCGTTGAGGATTGCCAAGCGTTCGATTTGCTCTGGATGACGCAAGGCATACTGTAGACCGACAGAACCCAAAAATCCCTGGACTACCAGGGAAAATTGCTCAATTTCCAGATTTTTGATAAATTCTTCTAGGGCGTTAATAAAAGCATCGGGTGTATAGGCAAAGTCTCGCTTGTCGGGTTTTGCTGAGAAGCCAAAACCAATCCAGTCGGGCGCGATCGCTTTATACCCTTTCTCTGCTAAAGCGGGCATTACCCCGCTCCAACTGTAACTCTGCGACGGCAACCCGTGCAGCAGCACCACTGGCAGTCTATCCGTCCTCCCAAGCGGATTCTCTTCCCGATAAAACCACTCCAGCGAACCTACTTTAATTAATTGCTCGTTCGTTGACACTATCTTTGCCTGCACATTTTCCGGTTGGAAAGAGCTTACCGCCCAACGCGATCTACAGGCAAGTCGAATCGATGCAAGGATTTTATTTAAAATTATAAAGTTGATATATTATCCAAAATATGCGATTTTTTTGTCTCCTTTCTTTAGTATCGTGGTAATATTTATTTATACCCTATTTTTTAATAATAAAAATATATATCTTTTTCAAAAAAATGCAAAGATTTCCATTATTTAAGTATACATCCAGAGGAGCAAATTGCATAGTATAAGGAGTTACCATTTTGCATCGATTTAATAATTAAACTTAAACAAGGATGCACCAATGGTTGCTTCCGAAGGAACATCCTGATATATTAAAACCCCAAAACAACACAGAGAACTAAGTGAACGCAGCTGAACAAGCCACAAATATACAAGTCGCTAGTAAGATTGCTGCTGTTGTCAATCTGTATAAGTCTGAGTTTCCTGATGCTAAGGCAGACTTAAAACCGTGGGCAAATGATCCGGATACTAGAGAATTAGTAGATCCGGATTCCATTGATATCGGCTTTCATTTTCCAGGCAGAAGTCGATTATTTCAAAGCCGCAGCATTCTAGTGCAGATTCGTTTTTACGAAGATCCCCTAACCGGAGATCGCCGGGTCATCGGCGTAGAAGCGGCGGGATTTGACCATAAAGGCAAGCAGTGGCGACTTTCCACCGTTGAAGAGTGGCAGTTTGTCGGGGAAACCCAGCCAGCAGCTGAGGTGGGAGAAAAGCTAAAACACTTTTGCCGACAGATATTTGAATTGTTCAACGGCGGCGAGACAGATTAAGAGCAACTACCCGTACAAGCAGCCGGATAAGAAGACTGATAGGTAGAAGAACGCTTACCAAAGATAGTGTAACGGTTGTCGCGCATTTGTTCGTAAGTGCGATCGCCCATCCATTTCACCCCAGGTAAGGCGCGATAAGCATCCACGAACGCGCTACCCATCGGCAACAAACGCCCAATTTCTTCAGCTGCATCGCTACCCTGCCATCGTCTCTCACTTTGCTCACCATCAATCAAAATCATCCCCATTTCGCAGTCTTGGGGTGTAATTCCAAAGTGATTCAAAGCCACTTTGTCTTGCATCGGGATGTATTGAAACAACTGTCCCTTATCTAAGTTTTCCAGAAATTGCACCAGAGTAACGCAGAGATTGCAATTGCCGTCATAGATTACGTTGTAAGTCATTGCGATCGCTTTCTTTTTTAGGATTAGCAGTATATTTCTATTTTGAAGCCTCTGGCTGCGAGGAGGGGAAAGTTACATCTTCGTATATATCTGCGATCGCGCACCGAAAATCTACACTTGCCAAATGAACCTCTGCGCCTTCGTCATAGGGATAAAGCACCCACAAACCCTCTGCATTCCGGCGAAAGCATTCCACCCGCATCCGAGTTTGACTAATCAGGACATATTCCTGAAGCGACTCCATTTGTCGGTAATCACTAAATTTATCGCCTCGGTCAAATGCTTCTGTCGTGGAAGATAGCACCTCTACAATTAAGCAAGGATAACGCAAAAAGTTATTAAATTCCCTATCCCGGCGATCGCAACTCACCATCACATCAGGATAGTAATAAGTATCAATTGACTCAATATGAGCCTTAGTGTCTGCTATGTAAGTTTGGCATCCACTCCCGCGCACATGATTTCTGAGCATCGCAAACAAGTTTCCGGCAATAATTACATGAATATTGCTTGCGCCTGCCATTGCATAAACTTGCCCATTTCTGTATTCATGCTTGATAGGGCTAACTTCTTCTGCTTCTAGATATTCCTCTGGGGAGATGTGGTTATAACTTGGATTTGCAATCATCTGCAATTACCTCGCTTTCCGGGTTATATCCAGTTTAAGCAACCCAAGGAAAGCTTTAAATATGCGATCGCGCTTTACTTAACTCAAAACTTCTATACGGCGGTGTATTCAGCTACAGTCCTCAACAGCCGTAGTAAGTCACAATATGCAGTTGCACGATTAGAAGGCAGCGATCTG
This genomic stretch from Funiculus sociatus GB2-C1 harbors:
- a CDS encoding NAD(P)/FAD-dependent oxidoreductase yields the protein MSHVVIIGCGVVGAAIAYELSQISGLSVTVLDKQQPAQASTGAALGVLMGVISRKLKGNAWKMRQSSIQRYETLIPELEALTGRQIPFNKQGIIMLCFEGEDLANWEKLVEIRSSQGWNLEIWDAAKLKSNCPQLSKDKILGAIYSPQDRQLDPTALTLALVDGAERNGVNFKLGVTVLENELTTNGVCQQIQTTSGKLDCDWLIVAAGLGSTPLTASLKESIDIKPVLGQALHLRLAQPLGNPDFQPVITGDDVHIVPYGLGEYWVGATVEFPPDAGDVVASGAMLEKVLSDALVFCPPLSAATIIRTWSGLRPRPEGRPAPIIGHLPGYSNVLLATGHYRNGVLLAPATAIAIRELILFNS
- the psbQ gene encoding photosystem II protein PsbQ, whose product is MLKVRFRSILALMLALVATFTISCSSVTAATKSAPKYTSAQIEQIQEYVPALEEFRDRMNELQTMIQQRRWVDVGTFIHGPLGELRRSMNRVAANLSPQDKEAAREAAKDIYSDLVRIDQAAKEANYQKAVSNFRSVLQEFDGFLNLIPKA
- a CDS encoding alpha/beta fold hydrolase, translating into MSTNEQLIKVGSLEWFYREENPLGRTDRLPVVLLHGLPSQSYSWSGVMPALAEKGYKAIAPDWIGFGFSAKPDKRDFAYTPDAFINALEEFIKNLEIEQFSLVVQGFLGSVGLQYALRHPEQIERLAILNAPVSTTAKLPWKIQQLGLPLVGDMMTQDPLLVDRTLEGGSGYRIEDKDLDIYRRPFLKSSDAGRSLLYTVRNLQLKESMAEIESGFSSWTQPTLIAWGTADPWLPLSQAQSFASSIQDAKLTKMEEVGHYPQEHWSVKVSDALLSFLRR
- a CDS encoding thiol-disulfide oxidoreductase DCC family protein, translating into MTYNVIYDGNCNLCVTLVQFLENLDKGQLFQYIPMQDKVALNHFGITPQDCEMGMILIDGEQSERRWQGSDAAEEIGRLLPMGSAFVDAYRALPGVKWMGDRTYEQMRDNRYTIFGKRSSTYQSSYPAACTGSCS
- a CDS encoding Uma2 family endonuclease encodes the protein MIANPSYNHISPEEYLEAEEVSPIKHEYRNGQVYAMAGASNIHVIIAGNLFAMLRNHVRGSGCQTYIADTKAHIESIDTYYYPDVMVSCDRRDREFNNFLRYPCLIVEVLSSTTEAFDRGDKFSDYRQMESLQEYVLISQTRMRVECFRRNAEGLWVLYPYDEGAEVHLASVDFRCAIADIYEDVTFPSSQPEASK